The Choloepus didactylus isolate mChoDid1 chromosome 24, mChoDid1.pri, whole genome shotgun sequence DNA window TATTAATTATTGACACTTTACTGTAGAACAATACAAAGTAATATTAGAAGGCAAACATTTTGTGAAGGTCATGCTGTTTTCATGTTATGAATTGGCCATAATCACTTCTTCTGTGCAACAACCGCTTTTTGAACTTGGGGTCAGTAACCTCTTTAGTTCAAGGGTTGTTACCGGGATGTCTCATAGGTTTATGGCCTAGGTAGCAAATGATAGATAATATTACTGATCTTTTGCTGCAGGCACTAAGGTATGTGTGCACTAAGCATACTGTTGACACGTATTGTTCCCATGTTAAGAGGAGAAGACTGGAAGCATGGCTTGCTTCAGGTTACTTAGCTGCATTTATGTCCAGATTTGAGTCCATGTGTGAGCTCTTAATTCTATCTAATATTACCTatcaaggaaaagaaggaaaaaagaagaaattaaagacagaaaagaaaaaagaaaagagcaaataaGGGCCTATTTCACCCATTCTGGTGTCTCTTAATGaccctttaaagaaaaagactTGGCCACAAATTGTTGGAAAGCAGAGCTCATTTGCATATGTGCTGTGAATGAGGAGAGGTTGGTTGTTTTTTATTGAGGGAGCAATAGAGCAGgagagaaaataaggaaagtgGGGCCCCTGCCTCCAGGAGCCTGGTGTCATGGGGGAGGCACACTTGTGAATAGTTAGTGTCCTGGGGAAGTACTGTAAGGATTTTGTTCAGTGTTCCTTGGGATCACAGAGGAAATGTGGATCAGGTAGTTCTATGTGACAACACTAAGAGCCTGGGTAGAAGGGGAGACTATAAGAGGTGAGGCTAGAAATGTAGGAGCCACGAGAGCCTCAGATCCTGCAAGTGGTGAAGAACCACTGGATGATTTTCAGCACGGGTACAAAATCGTTGGACAGGTGTTTTCAAGATCATTGTTGGGCAGGCCGTGAGAAGCATTGCTTAGGGAGAAGGATCCAAAGGCAGCTCTGGATGTAGGCCCTACGGTTGGAAGGATCCCACCATTAGAAGCCACACTCAGGGCTTCTGTACCTAGGACAGGTGGAGGGTGGGAAGCCGTTGTCATGAAGAAAGGGGGGAAGGGAATGTGATGGTCACATTTTGCACTAGGGTGTGGGCCAGGCTTTGAGCCCCCACCGACTATGGGAGGACTGAAGAGGTGGGCTCAGGAGGGGCAGGGGCCTGTCCCAGCCCAGGCCTCTAGcctgcctttcccctttccctcAGGCCAAGCTGCAGGGGCACGTGGAACCACTGAGGAAGCACCTGGAGGCCGTGCAGAAGATGAAGGCCAAGGAGGAGAGGCGGGTGACAGAGCTGAAGGTGGGTTGAAGACTTTGGCAGGGGCTGACTGGTTTTGTGGTTGGGGGTGAGGAAGATGGGGCCGCCTGCTCTCACAGATGGTAGCTACATCCCCTGAAAAGGTGGCAGCCAAGGCTTGGGAGAGGGGAGCCTTTGAGGGTCTGGAAGCATGTTTCTAGGTCCCCAAATGGAGTGAACAACAAGGCCAGGCTGGGAGAGGTTGGGGCCCTGGCCTAAGGCTGCAAAGCAGCTCTCCACCCCAGACACCTGACCCCTGCTCCAGAGCCCGTGCTCCATGCTGCCGCCACTCACATGAAGGATCACACAGAGGGCAGGCAGGGGCCAGGCACACCCCGCGTGGCAGCCGTCAGAGAACCCCCAGGCTCCAGAACAGACGCAGGCCGAGGAGGCGGCAGCATGCGAGGGGCGTGGCCTAGGAAGCTTGCTGTGCCCCTAAGAGGGGCCGAGGAGTGGACGGGGGGGACTTAGTGGATGTTAGCATTGCAGAGACCTTGGTATCTTCAAGTCCAgtgtttcttaatctttttttttttccctcattattACTCCCCTGCCTCAAAGGAGTCTTTTTAGAcacttttttccttattgtgcCCCTCTCCCCCCAGCCTGTTTTTGTAAGGCTGGCTGGCACTGCTGGAGGGGGTTGGCACTGTGAGCTGCAGAGACCAAGTTGGGGCATCGCCCTctgtccctcttcctctctctgctcgcaGCGCCTGTCTTCCTGCCAGCGGCTGGGCCTTGCCACTTCCCGAGGCCTGTGCTCGTTGTCACCTGTGCATCAGGGACTCTGCAGTTGGCAGCTCTTGGGCATTGGTTGGTGGAATCTGAGTCTGGACGTCAGGGAGTCGTCTCATCTCTGGCCAGCTGTCCCTCTTTCGGGCTctctgggaggagaggagggtgcAGAGGAGGCTTGTCAGGATGTGGGTGACACTGGGGCAGAGTGAAACTGACTGTGGCGGCTGTTACCCCCACTCCAGCCAGGGCCTTCCTGCCCGCTCTGGCCCATCACTCTTCCCAGTGTCTCCAGCTGATGGCAACTGGGCAAAAAGCCCCCAGGCAGGTGGGGTGGGACTGGGCAGGAAGTTTCTCTGGTCATGTGAGTTCCTACATAACATCCCTGATTTTGCCTCTTGGCCCACAAAGGCTAAGATACTACTTGGTCCTTTGCAGAACTGGAGGAAGTGGgtgattttcccaaggtcactgtGAGTCATGGTGTAGTCAGGAGCCTAACTTCGGTGTCTTGATTCTTGAATTCCTTCATGTATTCATTTCAGAAGGTTCTCACCAAGGCCTACTGTGTGGTAAGTGCTGCACCAGGGTCTGAGGCAACTGGAGCGAAGGCATCCTCAGCCCCTGCTGACAGGGATTGTGGTGCCACGGAGAGGAGAACATCGACAGATACTTCAACCTAGGTGTAGAATTTCATACTGAGATGTATGCCATGAAGGAATATAATTGTATTTGGAGAGCAGAGAAGGCTCAGGGAATATTTAAAACGTAGATTAAGGCCTGAAGGATGAGTCAAAGTTAGGCCGACAAGGTCCgaggttaggtctttgatgccGAGTCAGGTGGGTTTGAGACCACTGTGCGGGACAGGAGTGGCCCCGGTGAGGCCGAGACGTGAGGAGAGAGACGGGCCTCTTTCTCGGGCCTGGGGCACGTAGAGCTCCTTTGCCTTTGACTCAGGGTAGACTCGGTATTGATTTAGCTTCCTGGTGTCAAAATGGTATCCACCATTCCCTTTCCTTCAACCAGAGCCAGATGAAGGCCGAGCTGGCCGCGGTGGCCTCCGAGTTTGGGCGGTTGACGCGGTTTCTGGCAGAAGAACAGGCAGGGCTGGAGCGGCGCCTCCGGGAGACGCACGAAGCCCAGCTGGGCCGCGCGGGCGCCGCTGCCAGCCGCCTTGCTGAGCAGGCTGCCCAGCTGAGCCGGCTGCTGGCCGAGGCCCAGGAGCGGAGCCAACAGGGAGGCCTGCGGCTGCTTCAGGTGAGCGGTCTCCGCCCTCCGTCCCCTGCCTCTTGGTTTCCGCTGGTCCCACTGGCAGCCCCCGTGCCTGCCATTTGCTCTGTCGGGCGCTGGGTGCCAGACATCTGTCCTCCTTGGGAAGGAACCACAATGATTGAACCTGAAGACCAGAAAGTTCTTTGAGAACAGAAACAGAGTTAATGTTGGATGGTGTGTGAGAGACTGTTTTACCCAGTGGAAGGAAAGAACATTTCAGTTGTAGAAGGGGTTTAAGTGAGAGTTGAGGAAAGAATTCTTGACAGTGACATCCTGTAAAAGGTGACCAAGTCATGTTATGAACATTTTATCACTGGGGTTGATTTTAAAAAGCGCAGGGCTCACAGCCCTGTGACGGGATGAGGTAGTAAGTCTGGTGTGCCGAGGCATAGGTGTGACTGAGGTGGAGTCACGTTTTTGGAGTCCTGAGGGTGCTGCTTCTCCCTCCCTGTTCAAGTTTGGTCCTTTCTCTGGCTGGAGATGGGGAGAAAGGAGCCGCCCCTGTGCAGCtgactttctctttgtctctttctccctctccctttttctgtttgttattCCCAGGACATCAAGGAGACTTTCAATAGGTGTGTGCTCGCCCTTCACCCTCTGTGCCCCATGGCGtctgctcccccacccctgccctctcTTGGGcatccctctcctctccttccttccccaggACCCGACTTTCTGCCTCCTggaccctcctctcctccccctcagcTTCTGCGCTTCTCTTTGGGAATACGATGGTCCCACCCCCTGCCCGGTCCCCTCCCTCCAGGTGTGAAGAGGTGCAGCTGCAGCCCCCAGAGGTCTGGTCCCCTGACCCGTGCCAAGCCCATAGCCATGACTTCCTGACAGACGCCATCGTGAGGAAAATGAGCCGGATGTTTTGTCAGGCCGCCCGAGGTAGGGAGGTCACCTGTGCGACCTTCCTTTGCCTTGCCCTTCGCAGACCTGAGGTTGGGTCCTGAGGGGAAGTCGGTGCCAGGGGAGGGGGGCTGCGGCGGCGCAGGACACAGGCAGGCAGCTCTGGGACCTGGATGCCAAGGGGACCTTCTCTCCTACCCAGGCAGGTTCTGGGGGCGGGGAGGGTGAGAAGGGCCGGGGTCCTGCCAGCGCGCCCAGGGGAAGCGGTGGAGCCAGCAGGAAGcgggtggggaggggagctgggcGACTGGAGGGGCTTCGGGAGAGGCGGAAGCCACGGCGCTGGCTGCGGATGGGGAACAGCTATTCCAGCCCCGGCgtgtttgtcccccccccccccaagtggACCTGACGCTGGACCCCGACACGGCTCACCCTGCCCTGATGCTGTCCCCTGACCGCCGGGGGGTCCGCCTGGCAGAGCGGCGGCAGGAGGTTGCTGACCATCCCACGCGCTTCTCAGCTGACTGCTGCGTGCTGGGGGCCCAGGGCTTCCGCTCTGGCCGGCACTACTGGGAGGTAGAGGTGGGCGGGCGGCGGGGCTGGGCGGTGGGCGCTGCCCGCGAGTCGACCCATCACAAGGAGAAGGTGGGCTCCGGGGGGTCCTCCGTGGGCAGCGGGGACGCCGGCTCCTCGCGCCACCACCACCGCCGCCGCCGGCTGCACCTGCCCCAGCAGCCCGTTCTCCAGCGCGAAGTGTGGTGCGTGGGCACCAACGGCAAACGCTACCAGGCGCAGAGCTCGACGGAGCAGACGCTGCTGAGCCCAAGCGAGAAGCCACGGCGCTTCGGCGTGTACCTGGACTATGAGGCCGGGCGCCTGGGGTTCTACAACGCCGAGACTCTGGCCCACGTGCACACCTTCTCGGCGGCCTTTCTGGGCGAGCGCGTCTTCCCCTTCTTCCGCGTGCTCTCCAAGGGCACCCGCATCAAGCTTTGCCCTTGATCAGCCTGCCACCCGCAGGGGCCCCTCTGGCCGCGGCTGGAGGGgcgggtggtggtggaggtggccCACGACTTTTGGGGCTCAGGCCCCTCCCTTTGTTTCTGTTACTGCGTTGCTTCCCGCTCCCCTTGATCCCAGGCCCCTGCTTCTCCCTTTAGGAGCCTAAAGAACCCTCCTGGCCTCCAGCTCGGCCTTCTCTCACCTGCTCTGTCCAACAGGTCTGCATGGGTCCCAGTAATAACAGCTGCCTGGCCTGCCCCCCGCTgcctgcccagcccagcccagccctggggtctgagttggGAGTAGGGGAAGTGGGGAGATTGCAACCTTTCCTTAACTTCCTTCTCCCCACTCCTGTTCTTCAGCCTTTCTCAGTTCTGAGGCTGGAGGGTTTGGGCAAGACTCATGTAATGTTTTTCCATTCCAGTTACCCTTTCTGGTGCAAATTTTAGCTAAGGGATTTGGAAGCTGTTTTGGGGAGGCAGGCTGGGGAAAAGGGTAGAGCTGGTAAGAGAAATGTCTACTCTGCTGGGGAATTAGGAGGAATTCTAAACTTTCCTCCCATCCCCAATTTCTACCTCCATAGACGGGCCAGAATTTAGTTTCAGTCAGAGACCTGGAGTGGTCGACATGATTGAAACTACATACAATTACATCAcccaataaattattttctccctcttccttttttgCTGCACTCCCATCTAGGAGCATagctcaccccaccccacccctccaggtCTTTCACTGCCAGGCTCCTCCTTCCCCCTTTGTTTAATGGAGTTGTTCATGAATTTCCATCAGTTTCCAGCCTCTCTCCATGCCTTCAGTTCCCTCCATTTGACAAGCCCTGATGGGGACCTGGGGACAGGGGCTTGGGTCCCCAGGATGACAGCCTTGGGTAAAATCTATTTTTCTAGTAACCCCTTG harbors:
- the TRIM41 gene encoding E3 ubiquitin-protein ligase TRIM41 isoform X2; amino-acid sequence: MAAVAMTPNPVQTLQEEAVCAICLDYFTDPVSIGCGHNFCRVCVTQLWGGEDEEDRDELDREEEEEEEDGEEEEVEAVGAGGGWDTPMRDEDYEGDMEEEVEEEEEGVFWTSGMGGSTWDNMDYVWEEEDEEEDLDYYLGDMEEDLREEDEEEVLEEDEEEELDPVTPLPPPPVPRRCFTCPQCRKSFPRRSFRPNLQLANMVQVIRQMHPTPGRVSRGNEQGICPKHQEALKLFCEVDEEAICVVCRESRSHKQHSVVPLEEVVQEYKAKLQGHVEPLRKHLEAVQKMKAKEERRVTELKSQMKAELAAVASEFGRLTRFLAEEQAGLERRLRETHEAQLGRAGAAASRLAEQAAQLSRLLAEAQERSQQGGLRLLQDIKETFNRCEEVQLQPPEVWSPDPCQAHSHDFLTDAIVRKMSRMFCQAARVDLTLDPDTAHPALMLSPDRRGVRLAERRQEVADHPTRFSADCCVLGAQGFRSGRHYWEVEVGGRRGWAVGAARESTHHKEKVGSGGSSVGSGDAGSSRHHHRRRRLHLPQQPVLQREVWCVGTNGKRYQAQSSTEQTLLSPSEKPRRFGVYLDYEAGRLGFYNAETLAHVHTFSAAFLGERVFPFFRVLSKGTRIKLCP
- the TRIM41 gene encoding E3 ubiquitin-protein ligase TRIM41 isoform X1, which encodes MAAVAMTPNPVQTLQEEAVCAICLDYFTDPVSIGCGHNFCRVCVTQLWGGEDEEDRDELDREEEEEEEDGEEEEVEAVGAGGGWDTPMRDEDYEGDMEEEVEEEEEGVFWTSGMGGSTWDNMDYVWEEEDEEEDLDYYLGDMEEDLREEDEEEVLEEDEEEELDPVTPLPPPPVPRRCFTCPQCRKSFPRRSFRPNLQLANMVQVIRQMHPTPGRVSRGNEQGICPKHQEALKLFCEVDEEAICVVCRESRSHKQHSVVPLEEVVQEYKAKLQGHVEPLRKHLEAVQKMKAKEERRVTELKSQMKAELAAVASEFGRLTRFLAEEQAGLERRLRETHEAQLGRAGAAASRLAEQAAQLSRLLAEAQERSQQGGLRLLQDIKETFNRTRLSASWTLLSSPSASALLFGNTMVPPPARSPPSRCEEVQLQPPEVWSPDPCQAHSHDFLTDAIVRKMSRMFCQAARVDLTLDPDTAHPALMLSPDRRGVRLAERRQEVADHPTRFSADCCVLGAQGFRSGRHYWEVEVGGRRGWAVGAARESTHHKEKVGSGGSSVGSGDAGSSRHHHRRRRLHLPQQPVLQREVWCVGTNGKRYQAQSSTEQTLLSPSEKPRRFGVYLDYEAGRLGFYNAETLAHVHTFSAAFLGERVFPFFRVLSKGTRIKLCP